From Agrobacterium tumefaciens, a single genomic window includes:
- a CDS encoding amidohydrolase, producing the protein MRLLDRIGEDLPFLTELRHDLHAHPELGFEEERTSAIVADLLERAGLKVHRGLGGTGVVGTLQVGNGTRSIGLRADMDALAMPEVSDRAYKSRFPGKMHACGHDGHTAMLIGAARYLAKTRDFSGTVHFIFQPAEEGRGGAKKMVEDGLFEIFPCDAVYGLHNMPGLATDEIAVVEGPQLASSDSWRVTFKGIGTHGAKPHLGRDPITAAGTFLASLQNIVGRVVDPLQPAVVSACSVQAGDPKALNVIPDIVEIGGTARAYAADVRNQLEEEIGRLAKGTAAMFGIEAKYEFIRRIPPVINDADATRRALRAAKSVFGNKARTAFPPSTAGDDFAFFAGEAPGCYVWLGNGPAVDGALHHNTSYDFNDGSIVSGVAFWSTLVEQELSAE; encoded by the coding sequence ATGAGACTGCTGGACCGGATCGGCGAAGATTTGCCATTTCTGACGGAGTTGCGTCACGACCTGCACGCTCATCCTGAACTCGGCTTCGAGGAAGAACGAACAAGTGCCATCGTCGCAGACCTGCTTGAACGGGCCGGCCTGAAAGTTCATCGCGGCCTGGGCGGCACCGGTGTGGTCGGCACCTTGCAGGTGGGGAATGGCACACGTTCGATTGGCCTTCGCGCCGATATGGATGCTCTGGCCATGCCAGAAGTTTCGGACCGCGCCTACAAGTCTCGGTTTCCAGGCAAAATGCACGCCTGTGGCCATGATGGGCACACGGCCATGTTGATCGGCGCAGCCCGTTACCTTGCCAAGACACGTGATTTTTCCGGCACTGTGCATTTCATCTTCCAACCTGCGGAAGAAGGCCGTGGCGGCGCAAAAAAAATGGTCGAAGACGGTCTTTTCGAGATTTTCCCCTGCGACGCCGTCTATGGGCTGCACAATATGCCAGGACTTGCAACTGACGAGATTGCCGTGGTCGAAGGCCCGCAGCTTGCGTCTTCCGATAGCTGGAGGGTAACATTCAAGGGCATTGGAACGCATGGAGCAAAACCGCATCTTGGCCGTGATCCGATAACGGCTGCCGGCACATTCCTCGCCTCACTGCAAAATATTGTCGGTCGCGTTGTTGATCCCTTGCAACCCGCTGTGGTCAGCGCCTGCTCAGTTCAGGCGGGCGATCCCAAGGCTCTCAACGTCATCCCGGACATCGTTGAGATTGGCGGCACCGCTCGAGCTTATGCGGCTGATGTCCGTAACCAGCTTGAAGAAGAGATCGGCAGGCTGGCCAAGGGTACGGCAGCCATGTTCGGCATTGAAGCCAAATATGAATTCATTCGCCGCATCCCACCGGTGATCAACGATGCAGACGCCACCAGGCGTGCGCTGCGAGCGGCAAAATCGGTCTTTGGCAACAAGGCGCGCACCGCGTTCCCGCCCTCGACAGCGGGTGACGATTTCGCCTTTTTTGCAGGTGAGGCACCGGGCTGCTACGTCTGGTTGGGCAACGGCCCTGCGGTCGACGGCGCGCTGCACCACAATACGTCTTATGACTTCAACGACGGATCAATTGTTTCCGGCGTCGCGTTCTGGTCAACGCTGGTTGAACAGGAATTGTCAGCTGAATGA
- a CDS encoding phosphoribosyltransferase (Involved in nucleotide synthesis and salvage): MQSEILPHEFWQEILKPAPLEPTEPHSAFFPATLDDGRQIRLPIRPLADGEHALASLIVNQASFEVLETLAADLAKKLEPFRPDVVVGLPTLGLTLAAAVARHLGHKRYVPLGTSRKFWYLEELSVPMSSITTKQEKRLYIDPRMMPLIENRRVALVDDVISSGTSIVAGLSLLAASKIEPVVVGAAMLQSDRWRERLAIEGQQWPDRIRGVFATPLLRKVEGGWQV; encoded by the coding sequence ATGCAATCCGAGATTTTGCCGCACGAATTCTGGCAGGAAATCCTCAAGCCCGCCCCATTGGAGCCTACGGAGCCGCATTCGGCGTTTTTCCCTGCGACGCTGGATGACGGGCGACAGATCAGGTTGCCGATTCGTCCGCTTGCGGACGGAGAACATGCTTTGGCGTCTTTGATCGTCAATCAAGCCTCCTTCGAGGTGCTGGAGACGCTGGCTGCTGACCTTGCCAAAAAACTCGAGCCGTTTCGACCTGATGTGGTGGTGGGATTGCCGACGCTGGGGTTGACGCTCGCGGCGGCTGTCGCCCGCCATCTCGGTCATAAACGATACGTACCGCTCGGGACGTCCCGCAAATTCTGGTATCTGGAAGAGCTGTCGGTACCAATGTCATCCATCACCACCAAGCAGGAAAAGCGGCTTTACATTGACCCGCGTATGATGCCGCTTATTGAAAATCGCCGCGTCGCGCTGGTCGATGACGTCATTTCCAGCGGCACCTCGATTGTCGCCGGTCTTTCCCTCCTGGCTGCATCCAAAATCGAACCTGTCGTCGTGGGGGCCGCGATGCTTCAATCGGACCGCTGGCGGGAAAGGCTTGCCATTGAGGGTCAGCAGTGGCCCGATCGCATCCGGGGTGTTTTCGCAACGCCGCTGCTGCGAAAAGTGGAAGGCGGCTGGCAGGTTTGA
- a CDS encoding peptidase, with protein MHAVFDGHNDVLLRLWRNSKAGADPVVEFRDGTREGHIDAPRAKAGGLAGGICAIYIPSGDLILQEPDENGHYVTPLAAPLTRQPSLDIAIEKAAIALRLDQAGAWKLCRKTADIRKAMADNVFAAVLHMEGCEAIGPDLDALELFYAAGLRSLGPVWSRHNVFGHGVPFAFPMSPDSAPGLTDAGFALVKACNRLGILIDLAHITEKGFWDVAKTTDQPLIASHSNAHALTSVARNLTDRQMDAVKESKGLVGLNYAVTMLRSDARDNANTPLSDMVRHIDYMVERMGIDCVALGSDFDGATVPVGIADASGNHNLVAALKSAGYGDDDLAKICRENWLRVLSQAWHEPA; from the coding sequence ATGCATGCAGTTTTCGACGGTCATAATGATGTGCTGCTTCGTTTGTGGCGCAACAGCAAGGCCGGAGCGGACCCGGTTGTAGAATTCCGGGATGGAACACGCGAAGGCCACATCGATGCGCCTCGCGCAAAAGCTGGTGGACTGGCTGGTGGCATTTGCGCCATCTACATTCCCTCAGGAGACCTTATTCTCCAGGAACCGGACGAAAACGGCCATTATGTCACGCCGCTTGCCGCGCCGCTCACACGGCAGCCGTCGCTCGACATCGCCATTGAAAAAGCAGCGATTGCCCTCCGGCTGGATCAGGCCGGCGCTTGGAAACTCTGCCGTAAAACGGCAGACATTCGCAAGGCGATGGCCGACAACGTTTTTGCGGCCGTGCTTCACATGGAAGGCTGCGAGGCGATCGGTCCGGATCTTGATGCGCTGGAACTTTTTTATGCCGCCGGTCTACGGTCGCTTGGTCCCGTCTGGAGCCGCCACAATGTTTTCGGCCACGGCGTTCCCTTCGCCTTCCCCATGTCGCCGGATAGCGCTCCCGGTCTGACCGACGCTGGCTTTGCTCTGGTCAAGGCTTGCAATCGACTGGGTATCCTCATCGATCTTGCCCACATCACCGAAAAAGGTTTCTGGGATGTGGCAAAGACAACGGACCAGCCTCTCATCGCCAGCCATTCCAATGCACATGCGCTCACATCCGTTGCGCGCAATCTTACCGACCGACAGATGGACGCAGTCAAGGAGAGCAAAGGCCTTGTCGGCCTGAACTATGCGGTGACGATGCTGCGTTCTGATGCGCGCGATAATGCCAACACACCGTTGTCCGATATGGTACGCCACATCGACTACATGGTGGAACGGATGGGCATCGATTGCGTAGCGCTCGGTTCCGACTTCGACGGCGCGACTGTGCCGGTCGGAATTGCGGACGCCAGTGGCAATCACAATCTGGTTGCGGCGTTGAAATCTGCGGGCTACGGTGACGATGACCTTGCAAAAATCTGCCGGGAAAACTGGCTGCGCGTTCTATCCCAGGCATGGCACGAACCTGCCTGA
- a CDS encoding ABC transporter substrate-binding protein: MIKSLNKPMRVLATSAALSLLMLSAPQVFAATPADTLVEGFAIDDIISLDPGEAFELSAAEVTGNTYSKLVSIDLNDTSKVVGDLAESWTTSEDGLTYTFKLKSGLKFASGNPITAEDVAFSFERAVKLDKSPAFLLTQFGLTGDNVAEKAKASDEQTFVLTVDKPYAPSFVLNVLTATVASVVDKKLITEKAKPVTPSADYKYDTDFGNEFLKTGYAGSGPYKVLGWKANEAVIMEANPNYYGEAPKLKRVVYRHMKESSGQRLALENGDIDVARNLEPGDMEAVSKKEGLAVTSAPKGTVYYFSLNQKNENLKKPEVIEAFKYLVDYDAIGATLIKGIGEVHQTFLPKGQLGALNENPYKLDVAKAKELLEKAGLKDGFTVTMDVRNTQPVTGIAESVQQTLAQAGIKLEIIPGDGKQTLTKYRARTHDIYIGQWGSDYFDPNSNAETFTINYDNSDEGKNKTLAWRNAWDVPDLTKETQAALLEKDSAKRAAIYENLQKKVLESGPFVIIFQQTEVAGYSAKLKGLKLGPSFDTNFVYTISKE, from the coding sequence ATGATCAAATCGCTCAACAAACCCATGCGTGTTCTCGCTACCAGCGCGGCACTGTCACTTCTGATGCTGTCGGCTCCGCAAGTCTTCGCGGCAACGCCTGCGGACACCCTTGTCGAAGGCTTTGCCATCGATGATATCATCTCGCTCGATCCGGGTGAGGCGTTTGAGCTGTCGGCAGCCGAAGTGACCGGCAACACCTACAGCAAGCTGGTCTCCATCGATCTCAACGATACGTCCAAGGTTGTCGGTGACCTGGCTGAAAGCTGGACTACGTCTGAGGATGGTCTGACCTACACCTTCAAGCTGAAGTCGGGCCTGAAATTCGCGTCGGGCAACCCGATCACCGCTGAAGACGTTGCATTTTCATTCGAACGCGCCGTCAAGCTCGACAAGTCGCCGGCATTCCTCCTGACGCAGTTCGGCCTCACCGGCGACAACGTCGCCGAAAAGGCCAAGGCATCCGATGAACAGACGTTCGTGCTTACCGTCGACAAGCCTTACGCGCCTAGCTTCGTTCTGAACGTGCTGACTGCAACTGTCGCCTCTGTTGTCGACAAAAAGCTCATTACCGAAAAAGCAAAGCCCGTAACGCCCAGCGCCGATTACAAATATGACACCGATTTTGGCAACGAGTTCCTGAAAACCGGTTATGCCGGTTCCGGTCCGTACAAGGTCCTTGGCTGGAAAGCCAACGAGGCCGTGATCATGGAAGCCAACCCGAACTACTACGGTGAGGCGCCGAAGTTGAAGCGCGTCGTTTATCGCCACATGAAGGAAAGCTCTGGTCAGCGTCTCGCCCTTGAAAACGGCGATATCGACGTGGCTCGTAACCTTGAGCCGGGTGATATGGAGGCTGTTTCCAAGAAGGAAGGTCTTGCCGTTACCTCTGCACCAAAGGGTACCGTTTATTACTTCAGCCTCAACCAGAAGAATGAGAACCTGAAGAAGCCGGAAGTGATCGAAGCGTTCAAATATCTCGTGGACTACGATGCGATTGGCGCCACGCTTATCAAGGGCATCGGCGAAGTCCATCAAACCTTTCTGCCGAAGGGCCAGCTCGGCGCTCTCAATGAGAACCCCTACAAGCTCGACGTTGCAAAGGCCAAGGAACTGCTGGAAAAAGCCGGTCTGAAAGACGGTTTCACGGTCACCATGGATGTGCGCAACACGCAGCCGGTAACGGGTATCGCCGAAAGCGTGCAGCAGACGCTTGCACAGGCCGGCATCAAGCTTGAGATCATTCCTGGCGACGGCAAGCAGACCCTGACGAAGTACCGTGCCCGTACCCACGATATCTATATCGGCCAGTGGGGCTCGGACTATTTCGATCCGAACTCGAACGCGGAAACGTTCACGATCAATTACGACAACTCCGACGAAGGCAAGAACAAGACGCTTGCCTGGCGCAACGCCTGGGATGTTCCGGATCTGACCAAGGAAACGCAGGCTGCACTTCTGGAAAAGGATAGTGCCAAGCGTGCCGCGATCTACGAGAACCTTCAGAAAAAGGTTCTGGAGAGTGGTCCGTTCGTGATCATCTTCCAACAGACCGAAGTGGCAGGTTACTCCGCGAAGCTTAAGGGTCTCAAGCTCGGACCGAGCTTCGACACGAACTTCGTTTACACGATCTCCAAGGAATAG
- a CDS encoding ABC transporter permease: protein MSTVEANTKARRRGKSRANARLKAVLGFSLTVITTFLGLLAVTFFIGRVVPIDPALAIVGDRAPAHVVERVREQLGLNLPLWQQFFIYLKQALSGDFGTSVLTTNPVMQDIKRVFPATIELATLGTIIGSVFGIPLGVLAAVKRGSLADQIVRVIGLIGYSVPIFWLGLLALLVFYARLQWVAYPGRMDIVYEFTFTPVTGFFLIDAIWQRQWDVLWDLFRHIILPACLLGYFSLAYISRMTRSFMLNELSQEYIVAARAKGLSETRIIWFHALRNAAVPLVTVIALSYAGLLEGSVLTETIFAWPGLGLYITNSLQNADMNAVLGGTIVIGAIFVGINLFSDLLYRTLDPRTRSR from the coding sequence ATGAGTACCGTTGAAGCGAACACCAAGGCGAGGCGGCGCGGCAAAAGCCGCGCCAACGCCCGCCTGAAAGCCGTCCTTGGCTTTTCCCTCACCGTCATCACCACTTTTTTGGGGTTGCTGGCGGTGACATTTTTCATTGGCCGCGTCGTCCCGATCGATCCGGCGCTGGCAATTGTCGGCGATCGTGCGCCTGCTCACGTCGTGGAACGTGTGCGGGAGCAGCTCGGCCTTAACCTGCCGCTCTGGCAGCAGTTTTTCATCTATCTCAAACAGGCGCTTTCGGGTGATTTTGGTACATCTGTGTTGACCACCAATCCGGTCATGCAGGATATCAAGCGCGTTTTCCCTGCGACCATTGAGCTTGCGACACTCGGCACGATTATCGGCTCGGTGTTCGGTATCCCGCTTGGCGTCCTTGCGGCCGTCAAACGCGGCAGTCTCGCCGACCAGATCGTTCGTGTCATTGGCCTTATCGGCTATTCCGTACCGATCTTCTGGCTTGGCCTTCTCGCGTTGCTGGTCTTTTACGCACGTTTGCAGTGGGTCGCCTATCCCGGACGGATGGATATCGTCTACGAATTCACCTTCACGCCCGTCACGGGCTTCTTTCTGATCGATGCCATCTGGCAACGGCAATGGGACGTTTTGTGGGATCTCTTCCGCCACATCATTCTGCCCGCCTGTCTGCTCGGTTACTTTTCGCTTGCTTATATCAGCCGCATGACCCGGTCCTTCATGCTGAATGAACTGAGCCAGGAGTATATCGTGGCGGCACGGGCCAAAGGTCTGTCGGAAACACGCATCATCTGGTTCCACGCGCTGCGCAATGCTGCCGTGCCATTGGTGACCGTCATTGCGCTGTCCTATGCCGGCCTTCTTGAAGGTTCGGTCCTTACCGAAACCATTTTTGCCTGGCCGGGGCTTGGTCTTTACATCACCAACTCCTTGCAGAACGCGGACATGAATGCCGTACTCGGTGGCACGATCGTAATCGGCGCCATTTTCGTCGGCATCAATCTTTTCTCCGACCTGCTTTACAGGACACTTGATCCGAGGACGCGAAGCCGATGA